One genomic window of Verrucomicrobiia bacterium includes the following:
- a CDS encoding ATP-binding protein, producing MKLTLPSKWFLGLAILLADLLLVVYLALRLTLPPYLVRQIEADLRRDAVVVREVFESKLKAAHPDAVEINRLSNDLARKTGLRITVIGPGGTVIGESDKPESELKNIENHLHRPEVQQALREDIGSATRHSDTVGVDLLYVAVPVRGDNLVGIVRVAMPLVEIQHTIARVLHTVAVASVLVGLATAPILYWLSRRVTRPILQMREVAGRVARGDFTERAPAKVSGELGELATALNDMSSQLSAHIRELSEEKADLSAILAGMTEGVLVVRPDGRIRLTNQALRSPFAIDEEAVGKTVLEAFRNLSLQELVGEVIQEGDVAARELTFQTPNERAYELSATRLQDHQGALSGVVVVFHDITRMRQFENTRKEFVANVSHELRTPLSIIKGYVETLLDEQPPDEQTARQFLQTVQRHSHRLEALIADLLSISALESQQARLNFEPVSMLAAAQSVVDELARQASERFVTVSLEIPESLPAVRADARRLHQVLFNLLDNAIKYIPSGGHVTIRAGEKDGYIETTVADDGPGIAPEHLPHVFERFYRVDKARSRELGGTGLGLSIVKHIVQSHAGRVWAESQMEKGSTFYFTLPRA from the coding sequence GTGAAACTCACACTGCCATCAAAGTGGTTCCTCGGGCTGGCGATTCTGCTCGCCGATCTGTTGCTCGTTGTTTATCTCGCACTTCGGCTCACGCTGCCCCCGTACTTGGTACGCCAGATCGAGGCGGACCTGAGACGGGATGCGGTTGTGGTGCGCGAGGTCTTCGAATCCAAACTCAAGGCAGCACATCCGGATGCGGTGGAAATCAATCGTCTCAGTAATGATCTCGCCAGGAAGACCGGTCTCCGCATTACCGTGATCGGGCCCGGCGGGACGGTCATTGGTGAATCGGACAAACCAGAAAGCGAACTGAAGAACATCGAAAACCATCTGCACCGGCCCGAGGTCCAGCAAGCGCTACGTGAAGACATCGGGAGCGCAACGCGTCACAGTGACACGGTTGGTGTCGATCTGTTGTACGTGGCTGTGCCGGTTCGGGGTGACAATCTCGTGGGAATCGTCCGGGTGGCAATGCCGCTCGTGGAAATTCAACACACAATCGCGCGTGTGCTCCACACCGTGGCGGTCGCCAGCGTGCTGGTCGGTCTCGCGACCGCGCCCATCTTGTATTGGCTGTCAAGGCGCGTGACCCGGCCCATCCTGCAGATGCGTGAAGTGGCGGGACGAGTGGCGCGTGGGGATTTCACGGAAAGAGCCCCCGCGAAAGTCAGTGGCGAACTCGGGGAGCTGGCCACCGCGCTCAACGACATGTCATCCCAGTTGTCCGCGCACATCCGCGAACTCAGCGAGGAGAAGGCCGATCTCAGCGCGATCCTCGCCGGCATGACGGAAGGCGTGCTCGTGGTGCGTCCCGACGGTCGGATTCGCCTGACGAACCAGGCACTACGGAGCCCGTTCGCCATCGACGAGGAAGCCGTCGGAAAGACCGTGTTGGAGGCGTTTCGCAATCTTTCGTTGCAGGAACTTGTCGGCGAGGTCATTCAGGAAGGCGACGTGGCGGCCCGCGAGCTGACGTTCCAGACACCGAACGAACGCGCCTACGAACTAAGCGCCACGCGCTTGCAAGACCATCAGGGCGCACTCTCGGGCGTGGTCGTAGTCTTCCACGACATTACCCGCATGCGGCAGTTCGAAAACACGCGCAAGGAATTCGTGGCCAATGTCAGCCACGAACTGCGCACCCCTCTTTCGATCATCAAGGGATATGTCGAGACACTGCTCGACGAGCAACCACCCGATGAACAGACGGCACGGCAATTTCTCCAGACCGTCCAGCGCCACTCCCACCGCCTCGAAGCGCTCATCGCCGATCTGTTGAGCATTTCCGCTCTCGAATCCCAACAGGCCCGCCTCAATTTCGAGCCTGTTTCCATGTTGGCGGCTGCCCAATCCGTCGTCGACGAACTGGCGCGACAAGCTTCGGAAAGGTTCGTCACTGTTTCGCTGGAAATCCCCGAATCGCTTCCGGCCGTTCGCGCCGACGCGCGTCGCTTGCATCAGGTCCTCTTTAACCTGCTCGACAACGCGATCAAATATATACCGTCCGGCGGCCACGTGACCATCCGGGCGGGTGAGAAAGACGGGTATATTGAAACCACGGTGGCAGACGACGGCCCCGGCATCGCGCCGGAACACCTGCCCCACGTCTTCGAACGGTTTTATCGCGTCGACAAAGCGCGCAGCCGCGAACTCGGTGGCACGGGCCTTGGGCTCTCCATTGTCAAACACATCGTCCAGTCCCACGCCGGCCGTGTCTGGGCCGAGAGCCAGATGGAGAAAGGCAGCACGTTCTACTTCACCTTGCCTCGCGCGTGA
- a CDS encoding DUF47 family protein, with the protein MLRRLIPQEYDFFESFDRATAQAVTAAKLLLKLTENYGDADPIARELNEVEHACDDVAHRTMDQLNKSFITPLDREDIHVMILRIDDVVDLTNAAANRMAFFGIQKPTQHAINLAKQIVRGCEKLAEAVHGMRSAKHYEQVMRDCITVHEVENAADDILHTALAELFATEKNAIEVIKWKDIYETMEKVTDRLEDVANVLQGVIVKMS; encoded by the coding sequence ATGCTGAGGCGACTAATTCCACAGGAATATGATTTCTTCGAATCGTTCGACCGGGCAACCGCCCAGGCAGTCACGGCGGCCAAACTGCTACTGAAGCTGACCGAGAATTACGGCGATGCTGATCCGATCGCCCGCGAGCTGAACGAGGTCGAGCACGCTTGCGATGATGTCGCTCATCGCACGATGGATCAATTGAACAAGTCGTTCATCACTCCCCTCGACCGGGAAGACATCCATGTGATGATTCTCCGGATCGACGACGTCGTCGATCTGACCAACGCAGCCGCCAACCGCATGGCCTTTTTCGGCATCCAGAAACCCACCCAACACGCGATCAACCTCGCCAAGCAGATTGTCCGCGGTTGCGAGAAGCTCGCGGAAGCGGTTCACGGGATGCGCTCGGCCAAACACTATGAGCAGGTCATGCGCGATTGCATTACCGTGCATGAGGTCGAAAATGCAGCGGATGACATTCTCCACACGGCGCTGGCCGAGTTGTTCGCGACGGAGAAGAATGCCATCGAGGTCATCAAGTGGAAGGACATTTATGAGACGATGGAGAAGGTCACTGACCGTCTGGAAGACGTGGCCAATGTTCTCCAAGGTGTCATCGTCAAGATGAGTTGA
- a CDS encoding inorganic phosphate transporter has product MSAFFTDLLHILQNPYIALIFFTALVFDFINGFHDAANSIATVVGTRVLRPFQAVCWAAWWNFAAAWFFGVHVANAVATWVHADYVTVEVIFAGLLGAIVWNLITWYGGIPSSSSHALLGGFGGAALVHAGQWDGVLQTAKVLLTVEFIVIAPLVGLVLGLFFTFIVMWVFRKASPIKMDRWFRRIQLWSAAAYSLGHGTNDAQKTMGIIAALLYASIWKGQQAAFAAGKVTFPFWIVLVCHFAIALGTMAGGWRIVKTMGMRITKLRPYDGACAELAAATSLFTSAALGVPVSTTHTITGAIVGVGAVHRLSAVRWGVARQVVWAWVLTIPCSAVVAAAAYWLIALLQGR; this is encoded by the coding sequence ATGTCCGCGTTTTTCACAGATCTGTTGCACATCCTCCAGAATCCATACATTGCCCTGATTTTTTTCACGGCGCTCGTTTTTGATTTTATCAATGGGTTCCATGACGCGGCCAACTCCATCGCCACCGTCGTCGGGACGCGCGTCTTGCGACCGTTTCAGGCCGTCTGCTGGGCGGCGTGGTGGAACTTCGCGGCGGCGTGGTTTTTCGGCGTGCATGTCGCCAACGCCGTCGCGACATGGGTGCATGCGGACTACGTCACGGTTGAAGTCATTTTCGCCGGGCTGCTCGGCGCCATCGTTTGGAACCTGATCACGTGGTACGGCGGGATACCATCCAGCTCATCGCACGCGTTGCTCGGCGGATTCGGCGGCGCGGCGCTGGTGCACGCCGGACAGTGGGACGGTGTTTTGCAAACCGCCAAGGTGTTATTAACGGTCGAGTTCATTGTCATTGCGCCACTGGTTGGTTTGGTGCTGGGCCTCTTCTTCACGTTCATCGTGATGTGGGTCTTTCGTAAGGCTTCACCGATCAAGATGGATCGCTGGTTCCGGCGAATACAACTCTGGTCGGCCGCAGCCTATAGTTTGGGTCATGGGACCAACGACGCACAGAAGACGATGGGCATTATCGCGGCACTGTTGTACGCCAGCATTTGGAAAGGACAGCAGGCGGCGTTTGCGGCGGGAAAAGTCACGTTTCCGTTTTGGATTGTGCTTGTTTGCCATTTTGCTATAGCGCTCGGCACAATGGCGGGCGGTTGGCGAATCGTCAAGACGATGGGCATGAGAATCACAAAATTACGGCCCTATGATGGCGCATGCGCGGAACTCGCCGCGGCGACGTCGTTGTTCACGTCGGCGGCCCTTGGCGTCCCGGTCAGCACCACGCACACCATCACGGGTGCCATTGTCGGCGTCGGCGCGGTGCACCGACTGTCCGCCGTGCGCTGGGGCGTGGCGCGGCAGGTGGTGTGGGCGTGGGTGTTGACGATCCCGTGTTCAGCAGTGGTGGCTGCCGCGGCTTATTGGCTCATCGCTCTCTTGCAGGGCCGCTAG
- a CDS encoding response regulator, with translation MSETILIVDDEPDVSDLLVYNLQKAGYKTVTARDGSVALQKARDEVPSLILLDLMLPQMDGTEVCRHLKADSKTAHIPIIMLTAKAEEVDRVVGLELGADDYVTKPFSPREIALRVKSVLRRASGKTAPAEILKFGDLTIDIAKHEVTLKDKVVDLTATEFKLLATLLERRGRVQSRDRLLTDVWGYEGDVDTRTVDTHMRRLREKLGKASDYVETVRGVGYRFADAP, from the coding sequence ATGTCAGAAACGATTCTTATTGTGGACGACGAGCCGGATGTGAGCGACCTGCTCGTTTACAACCTCCAAAAGGCGGGTTACAAGACCGTTACCGCTCGCGATGGCAGTGTGGCGCTGCAGAAGGCGCGCGACGAAGTGCCGTCCCTGATCCTCCTGGACCTGATGTTGCCGCAGATGGACGGCACGGAAGTGTGCCGACACCTGAAGGCCGACTCGAAAACCGCCCACATCCCGATCATCATGCTCACAGCCAAGGCCGAGGAAGTGGATCGCGTCGTCGGTTTGGAACTGGGTGCGGACGATTACGTGACGAAGCCATTCAGCCCGCGGGAGATCGCGCTACGGGTGAAAAGCGTGCTACGGCGCGCCAGCGGGAAAACCGCACCCGCCGAAATCCTCAAATTCGGCGACCTCACAATCGATATTGCCAAACACGAGGTCACGTTGAAGGATAAAGTGGTTGATTTGACGGCAACCGAGTTCAAGCTGCTGGCCACGTTGCTGGAGCGACGGGGGCGCGTCCAATCACGGGACCGTTTGTTGACGGATGTCTGGGGTTACGAAGGTGACGTAGACACGCGGACGGTGGACACGCACATGCGCCGGCTGCGTGAGAAATTGGGCAAGGCCTCTGACTATGTCGAGACGGTCCGCGGAGTCGGGTATCGCTTCGCTGACGCGCCCTGA
- the ilvD gene encoding dihydroxy-acid dehydratase, producing the protein MNTDLKSLKHRSSTVTDGLGRAAARSYLRSVGLSDEDLHNKPLVAVANTWTDAMPCNAHLQRLAAKIKEGVRAAGGVPLECNTIAISDGISMGTEGMKCSLISREIIADSIELFARGYLFDAVVALSGCDKTIPGTVMALARLDLPGLMLYGGSIAPGKWHGKDVTIQDVFEGVGSCAAGKITKEDLRELEIAACPGMGACGGQFTANTMSMAMEMLGISLMGANSVPAEDAKKDQVAFETGKQIVELLKRKLTPRKVITRKALENAIAAGVMSGGSTNLVLHLLAIAREAGVPLNIDDFDRVSAKTPLLCDLKPGGKFVATDVYAAGGTAVVAKRLLDAGLLNPDEITVSGRTIGEEARDAKEAPGQPVIRPLANPIKPTGGLVILKGNLAPEGCVLKVVGHKRTSHRGPARVFDCEEDSFTAVQAKQIKPGDVVVIRYEGPHGGPGMREMLAVTAAIVGQGISDQVALMTDGRFSGATYGFTAGHVAPEASKGGPIAIVRDGDMISFDVAKRRLDVELSDDEIQRRLKEWKPPQPRYKTGALAKYAKLVSSASEGAVTG; encoded by the coding sequence ATGAACACAGATTTGAAGTCCCTTAAACACCGTTCGAGCACGGTCACGGATGGGCTCGGGCGCGCCGCGGCACGTTCGTACTTGCGCTCCGTCGGGCTCAGCGACGAGGATTTGCATAACAAACCGCTGGTGGCCGTCGCCAATACCTGGACCGACGCGATGCCCTGCAACGCTCACTTGCAGCGGCTGGCCGCCAAAATCAAGGAAGGCGTGCGCGCGGCGGGTGGCGTGCCACTCGAATGCAACACCATCGCGATTTCCGATGGCATTTCCATGGGCACGGAAGGCATGAAGTGTTCGCTGATCAGTCGCGAGATTATCGCCGACTCGATTGAACTGTTCGCCCGCGGCTATCTATTTGACGCGGTCGTTGCGCTGTCGGGCTGCGACAAAACCATTCCCGGCACGGTCATGGCGTTAGCGCGGCTGGACTTGCCGGGTTTGATGCTCTATGGCGGTTCGATTGCGCCCGGTAAATGGCATGGCAAAGATGTGACGATCCAGGATGTGTTTGAAGGCGTTGGCTCCTGCGCCGCCGGCAAGATCACGAAGGAAGACCTGCGCGAGCTGGAAATCGCCGCCTGTCCCGGCATGGGCGCGTGCGGCGGCCAATTCACCGCCAATACGATGTCCATGGCGATGGAGATGCTCGGCATCTCGCTCATGGGTGCGAATAGCGTGCCCGCAGAGGACGCAAAGAAGGATCAGGTCGCATTTGAAACAGGAAAACAAATCGTTGAATTGCTCAAGCGAAAACTGACGCCTCGCAAAGTCATCACGCGAAAGGCCCTGGAGAACGCCATCGCCGCCGGCGTCATGTCGGGCGGGTCAACCAATCTCGTTCTGCATCTCCTGGCGATTGCGCGTGAAGCGGGCGTGCCACTGAACATCGATGACTTTGACCGCGTCAGCGCGAAGACCCCGTTGCTTTGCGATTTGAAGCCGGGCGGCAAGTTCGTTGCCACCGATGTCTATGCCGCTGGTGGCACGGCGGTCGTCGCGAAACGCTTGCTCGATGCGGGACTGCTCAACCCCGATGAAATCACCGTCTCGGGTCGTACGATTGGCGAGGAGGCCCGAGACGCGAAAGAAGCTCCGGGACAGCCGGTCATTCGCCCACTCGCAAACCCGATCAAGCCGACGGGCGGACTGGTCATATTGAAAGGCAACCTCGCGCCCGAAGGTTGCGTGCTGAAGGTCGTTGGTCACAAACGCACGAGCCACCGCGGTCCGGCGCGCGTCTTCGACTGCGAAGAGGACTCGTTTACGGCAGTCCAGGCGAAGCAGATCAAACCTGGCGATGTCGTCGTGATCCGCTACGAAGGCCCGCACGGCGGTCCCGGCATGCGCGAGATGCTGGCCGTCACGGCGGCGATTGTTGGCCAGGGAATCAGCGATCAAGTGGCTTTGATGACCGATGGGCGTTTCTCCGGTGCGACCTACGGGTTTACCGCAGGGCACGTTGCCCCGGAAGCCTCGAAGGGCGGACCCATCGCCATCGTGCGCGATGGTGACATGATTTCGTTCGACGTGGCGAAGCGGCGTCTGGATGTTGAATTGAGCGATGACGAGATCCAGCGCCGATTGAAGGAGTGGAAACCGCCCCAACCGCGCTACAAAACGGGCGCACTGGCGAAGTACGCCAAACTGGTGTCCTCGGCCTCGGAAGGGGCTGTTACAGGATGA
- a CDS encoding cytidine deaminase: MKSNALKFRKLIATAKAAQRNAHAPYSKFQVGAALLTKSGKVYTGVNVENASYGLTNCAERVAVGKAVSEGHRKFQAIAVVAPSTALSPCGACRQVLAEFGECVVICADSRNTRRLRIHLLSELLPHTFKL; this comes from the coding sequence ATGAAATCCAACGCGCTCAAGTTCCGCAAGCTGATCGCCACCGCCAAAGCTGCCCAGCGTAATGCCCACGCTCCGTACTCGAAATTTCAAGTCGGCGCCGCGCTTCTCACCAAGAGTGGCAAGGTGTACACGGGCGTCAATGTCGAGAATGCCAGTTACGGACTGACGAATTGCGCGGAGCGCGTCGCCGTCGGCAAGGCTGTCAGCGAAGGGCATCGCAAGTTCCAGGCGATTGCCGTCGTTGCGCCAAGCACCGCCCTCAGCCCGTGCGGCGCGTGCCGCCAGGTGCTGGCGGAATTCGGCGAATGTGTCGTCATCTGTGCTGATTCACGCAACACCCGCCGCTTGCGCATTCATCTGCTCTCAGAATTACTTCCCCACACCTTCAAGCTGTGA
- a CDS encoding purine-nucleoside phosphorylase, protein MMANVKETKDFLESKLAGFKPDVALVVGSGLGGITQGVTKPVVISYTDIPHFPKPTVAGHAGQMIFGELAGKKLLVLSGRFHCYEGRSPAEITYPIHVVDALGVKVLIVTNAAGGINPQYKPGDLMVIEDHINHLGINPLIGGVNGDGGVKFIDMSQAYSPRLREKLDAAAEKQQVSIWRGVYLATTGPSYETPAEIKAFAWVGADAVGMSTVPEVIMARYHNIEVVGISCITNLAAGISSKKLSHEEVLEVGRTAQGKLAKLLTEFIGAL, encoded by the coding sequence ATGATGGCGAATGTAAAAGAGACCAAGGATTTCCTGGAATCGAAATTGGCGGGGTTCAAGCCGGACGTGGCGCTGGTGGTTGGCTCCGGCCTCGGAGGCATCACGCAGGGTGTCACGAAGCCGGTCGTGATCTCTTACACCGATATTCCCCACTTCCCGAAGCCCACCGTCGCCGGACATGCCGGGCAGATGATCTTCGGCGAATTGGCGGGGAAGAAGTTGCTAGTGCTGAGCGGACGCTTTCACTGCTATGAAGGGCGCAGCCCCGCCGAAATCACCTATCCAATCCATGTGGTCGATGCGCTTGGTGTGAAAGTGCTCATCGTCACCAACGCCGCGGGCGGCATCAATCCGCAGTACAAGCCCGGTGACCTCATGGTGATCGAGGATCACATCAATCATTTGGGCATCAATCCGCTCATTGGCGGTGTCAATGGCGACGGCGGCGTCAAGTTCATCGACATGAGCCAGGCGTATTCCCCGCGACTGCGTGAAAAACTCGATGCGGCTGCCGAAAAACAGCAGGTTTCCATCTGGCGCGGCGTTTACCTCGCCACGACCGGGCCGAGCTACGAAACACCCGCCGAAATCAAGGCGTTCGCCTGGGTCGGCGCCGACGCGGTGGGGATGAGCACCGTGCCGGAAGTCATCATGGCGCGTTACCACAACATCGAAGTCGTCGGCATCTCCTGCATCACCAACCTCGCTGCAGGTATTTCCAGCAAAAAACTGTCCCACGAGGAAGTCCTCGAAGTGGGCCGAACGGCGCAAGGGAAACTCGCCAAGCTACTTACCGAGTTTATCGGCGCGTTATGA
- a CDS encoding thymidine phosphorylase, translating into MLLPAQIIQKKRDGKALTEEEVRFFIDGFTGGELPEYQMAALAMAICFQGMNFDETMWLTRAMVESGQVVEWKGRAGAFYADKHSTGGIGDKTSLIIAPLVAACGVKVPMISGRGLGPTGGTLDKLESISGFNVNLSLDDFKRITDSVGCCMIGQTADIAPADKKLYALRDVTATVSCLPLIVASIMSKKLAENVDGLVLDVKWGSGAFMRTRETSTDLAKALVEVGKRYGKKVCALQTDMNQPLGRKIGNALEVRECIEIMNGSTQVDDLLEVTLALSAEMLLMAGAAKNVAAAREILQKKLANGEALRKFAEMIAAQGGDAKVCDDLQRLPSTKQVKPIPAPKSGLVQSIECDQIGYAVIALGGGRRVAADKVDFAVGFEEPKKTGDAVRAGEPLMMMHYNDEARATEAARMVQDAYKIEDKPVSTRSPLIVQKIE; encoded by the coding sequence ATGCTCCTACCCGCACAAATCATCCAGAAGAAGCGCGACGGGAAGGCGCTGACCGAAGAGGAGGTCCGTTTCTTTATCGACGGGTTCACTGGTGGCGAACTACCCGAGTACCAGATGGCCGCGCTGGCGATGGCGATTTGTTTTCAAGGGATGAATTTCGACGAGACGATGTGGCTCACGCGCGCCATGGTCGAGAGTGGCCAGGTCGTTGAATGGAAGGGACGGGCGGGCGCGTTCTATGCCGACAAGCACAGCACGGGCGGCATCGGCGACAAGACCTCCTTGATCATCGCCCCGCTCGTGGCGGCCTGCGGTGTGAAAGTGCCAATGATTTCCGGGCGCGGGCTCGGCCCGACAGGCGGCACGTTGGACAAACTCGAAAGCATTTCCGGTTTCAACGTGAACCTGTCGCTCGACGATTTCAAGCGGATCACCGATAGCGTGGGTTGCTGCATGATTGGGCAGACCGCGGACATCGCGCCCGCCGACAAGAAACTGTACGCGTTGCGCGACGTGACAGCGACCGTGTCATGTCTGCCGCTCATCGTGGCCAGTATCATGAGCAAGAAACTGGCGGAGAACGTGGATGGCCTTGTGCTCGACGTAAAATGGGGCAGCGGCGCCTTTATGCGAACGCGTGAGACGTCAACGGACCTGGCAAAAGCGCTGGTCGAGGTCGGCAAACGTTACGGCAAGAAGGTCTGCGCGCTACAGACGGACATGAACCAGCCGCTGGGCCGTAAGATTGGCAATGCATTGGAAGTTCGCGAGTGCATCGAGATAATGAATGGTTCCACACAGGTCGATGATTTGCTGGAGGTCACACTCGCACTTTCCGCCGAGATGTTGCTCATGGCGGGGGCTGCGAAAAATGTTGCAGCCGCGAGGGAAATCCTGCAAAAGAAGCTCGCGAACGGCGAGGCGCTCCGCAAATTTGCCGAGATGATCGCAGCACAAGGTGGCGATGCGAAAGTTTGTGACGATTTGCAGCGCTTGCCGTCCACGAAACAGGTGAAGCCTATTCCCGCGCCGAAGTCGGGATTGGTCCAGTCGATCGAGTGCGATCAAATCGGTTACGCGGTCATCGCGCTCGGCGGTGGCCGTCGAGTGGCGGCGGACAAGGTTGATTTCGCGGTCGGTTTCGAGGAACCGAAGAAAACCGGTGATGCCGTGAGGGCGGGCGAGCCGTTGATGATGATGCATTACAACGATGAGGCGCGCGCCACTGAGGCGGCTCGCATGGTGCAGGACGCATACAAGATTGAAGACAAACCCGTGAGTACACGATCACCGCTGATCGTGCAAAAGATCGAGTGA
- a CDS encoding DNA polymerase domain-containing protein, with amino-acid sequence MKASAVSFTENQLLFGRDDASSIVCAELTGDAEITVFRRLDGKLTVETQPFQPFLWLGEQVFLQGFDRKVEHVPLAGSGAFKSLARFQSWEDFQQARKFLGATPYFAVNDPVQQYLMATGRTSFKALRFDQLHRLQVATVTADNTLQALQLCDNRGWQQELTGAEAEILKKFVEVIRERDPDVLEGHDIFRGVLTQLTGRARVGRVPLKLGRDGSALRSRQSRVQIAERTIQYPKYEIHGRHVVDTFLLSVYYDVSSRELEGFDLDEVARHFGVQETGAVAVRKIGDLLSPSYFVQAQIFPYNYQDVVVRGNATKIDALFLREYLQQRHSVPQFGESRPFAGGYTDLFQEGIVRNVWHCDVQSLYPSLMLAFEIKSQRDELNLLLPLLRDLRQFRLRAKADVKTAVDETRRQHLDALQQTFKILINSFYGYLGFSQAHFGDFTAAEEVTAKGRETLKTMLDWLQKRGAKVVEIDTDGLYFVPPSQADPKTLESELQAALPKGIDVEIDGQFPAMFSYKMKNYALLDSDGKLHVTGSALRSRGLEKFQREFMEDMLTLALKGEAKKVPQLYEDYCQKIERGLFPIEMLAKTETLQDTLDAYQQKIAKSARNRSAVYELALKSGRTYQPGDQITYYVTGDGKRVSVYDNCKLAADFNPARRDENIDYYLDKLKALYKKFAAMLAG; translated from the coding sequence GTGAAAGCTAGCGCGGTGTCCTTTACAGAGAACCAACTGCTCTTCGGTCGCGACGACGCTTCGTCCATTGTCTGTGCAGAACTGACCGGCGATGCGGAAATCACCGTCTTTCGCCGGCTCGATGGTAAACTCACAGTCGAGACACAACCTTTCCAGCCATTCCTCTGGCTCGGCGAGCAGGTCTTCCTGCAGGGATTCGACCGCAAGGTGGAACATGTGCCGCTGGCGGGCAGCGGCGCGTTCAAGTCCCTCGCACGGTTCCAATCCTGGGAGGATTTCCAGCAGGCGCGCAAGTTCCTCGGCGCCACGCCCTACTTCGCCGTCAACGACCCCGTGCAACAATACCTGATGGCCACCGGGCGCACATCGTTTAAGGCCCTGCGCTTCGACCAGCTTCACCGGCTGCAAGTGGCAACCGTCACAGCCGACAACACCTTGCAAGCCCTGCAGCTTTGCGACAACCGCGGCTGGCAGCAGGAACTCACCGGCGCGGAAGCCGAGATCCTCAAGAAGTTTGTCGAGGTGATACGCGAACGCGATCCGGACGTCCTCGAAGGCCACGACATTTTCCGCGGCGTCTTGACGCAGCTCACCGGCCGCGCTCGTGTTGGCCGTGTGCCGCTGAAGCTCGGTCGCGATGGCTCCGCGCTTCGCTCCCGACAGTCGCGTGTGCAAATTGCCGAACGCACCATCCAGTACCCGAAATATGAAATCCACGGCCGCCACGTCGTCGATACGTTCCTGCTCAGTGTGTATTACGACGTGTCCTCCCGCGAATTGGAGGGCTTCGATCTCGACGAAGTCGCCCGTCATTTTGGCGTGCAGGAAACCGGCGCGGTGGCGGTGCGCAAAATTGGGGACCTCCTCAGCCCAAGTTACTTTGTCCAGGCGCAAATCTTCCCGTACAACTACCAGGACGTTGTTGTCCGCGGCAACGCGACGAAAATCGACGCACTCTTTCTGCGCGAGTACCTGCAGCAGCGCCATTCGGTCCCCCAATTTGGTGAATCGCGCCCGTTCGCGGGTGGTTATACGGATCTATTCCAGGAAGGCATCGTGCGCAACGTGTGGCACTGCGACGTGCAATCGCTGTATCCGTCGCTGATGCTGGCTTTCGAGATCAAATCGCAACGCGACGAGCTGAATCTGCTGTTGCCGCTCCTGCGCGATCTCCGCCAATTCCGCCTCCGCGCCAAGGCGGACGTCAAAACAGCGGTCGACGAGACACGGCGCCAGCACCTTGATGCCTTGCAGCAGACCTTCAAGATCCTCATTAACTCCTTTTACGGTTACCTCGGTTTTTCTCAGGCGCACTTCGGCGATTTCACCGCGGCGGAGGAAGTCACTGCGAAAGGCCGCGAGACGCTGAAGACAATGCTCGACTGGTTGCAAAAACGCGGCGCAAAAGTCGTCGAAATCGACACCGACGGGCTGTATTTCGTCCCGCCATCCCAAGCTGATCCCAAAACGCTTGAGAGCGAGCTACAGGCCGCGTTGCCCAAGGGCATTGATGTCGAGATCGATGGACAGTTCCCCGCGATGTTCAGTTACAAGATGAAGAACTACGCGCTGCTCGACAGCGACGGGAAACTACACGTCACCGGCTCCGCGCTCCGCTCACGGGGTTTGGAAAAATTCCAGCGGGAATTCATGGAAGACATGCTCACGCTCGCGCTCAAAGGCGAAGCGAAGAAGGTACCGCAACTTTACGAAGATTACTGCCAGAAGATCGAGCGCGGTTTGTTCCCCATCGAAATGCTTGCCAAGACAGAAACGCTGCAGGATACGCTCGACGCCTATCAGCAGAAGATCGCCAAGAGTGCTCGCAATCGTAGCGCCGTGTATGAGTTGGCCCTGAAATCGGGGAGAACCTATCAACCCGGCGACCAAATCACCTACTACGTTACCGGCGACGGCAAACGTGTCAGCGTCTACGACAATTGCAAACTCGCCGCCGATTTCAATCCAGCCCGCCGCGACGAGAATATCGACTACTATCTCGACAAACTGAAAGCGCTGTACAAGAAGTTCGCTGCGATGTTGGCAGGATGA
- a CDS encoding PA2779 family protein translates to MNMARLAFLSAVTAIIVSASLAYAAPCESVASASASTAYQKVDALLSEKIVATQLQAVGLSSEQAQARLSRLSERQLNELAAQADMIRVGGTIQKGNVHPGGPFWYIGHQFCRFFDNVYRLLFSWDELK, encoded by the coding sequence ATGAATATGGCACGTTTGGCTTTCCTGTCCGCGGTCACAGCAATCATCGTCAGCGCATCCTTAGCCTACGCCGCTCCCTGCGAATCCGTCGCCTCGGCGAGCGCATCCACCGCGTATCAAAAGGTCGATGCGTTGCTCAGCGAGAAGATCGTGGCGACCCAACTGCAGGCCGTTGGCTTGAGTAGCGAGCAGGCGCAGGCCCGTCTCTCCCGATTAAGCGAACGACAGCTCAACGAATTGGCGGCGCAGGCAGATATGATCCGGGTTGGCGGCACGATCCAGAAGGGAAATGTGCATCCGGGCGGCCCATTTTGGTATATCGGCCATCAATTTTGCCGCTTTTTTGACAACGTCTATCGCCTGCTGTTCTCTTGGGATGAGCTGAAGTAA